From one Thermomicrobiales bacterium genomic stretch:
- a CDS encoding pitrilysin family protein → MAADYTMRRVLPNGLTAIARQQSGAPIGSFWVWYRVGGRNEVAGITGISHWVEHMQFKGTADIAAGEIFRTITANGGALNGFTWLDYTAYYETLPIDRLQVALDIESDRMVNSRFSADEVASERTVIISERQGNENNPGFLLSEEVAGVAFRAHPYGNGVIGHLSDLREITRDDLYRHYRRYYAPNNAVVVFSGALDPADALERIERQFGAIPRGEDIPAVRTAEPPQYGERRVRVEHPAPNPVIQMVHRAPEAAHPDTPALLVAEAVLSGGKPFSFGGGAAMGRSSRLYRALVTTGLASSAGASMSLTIDPYLFGVSATLRPDSDAGRVEEVIVAELTRLRTDPVPTEEMGRVRKQIRAQFVYSQQSASSKAYLLGALAVVAPDRTPEELLEDMLAVTPDDLRRVANTWLVERQRTTGWLIPTNGENSSGPVTVGTQPAGYVPDNSDLGLDTSMPAAQETRLNNGVRILTLAAQPEDQPVVVRIRIPGGSAGDGGRPGIARFAGEMLTRGSGGRTIEDLSDELDGLGASLTVGAGREALDIVLTCLPEDTERVFELAATTLLSPDFPAQQIEVVRGQVLAGLRQARSDTRSEADHLLRAALFPAGHPWRERLAGTEESVTAMSRDDLLGWFQASLGASGSLFAVAGGIGHERAVQLADRHFSQWTGIAPRLEPQTIVAGAGGERVTAAIPGKTQADIALGLRSLPRSADDYHALSFGSLIFGRLGLMGRVGQSVRERQGMAYYAYAAYEAGLLTGLWSARAGVNPMNIERAIDAIQEELRGFLESGPTEREMADAVSNLTGSLPLGLETAGSVAGVLADIGFHELGLDYLQRYRAIIRAQTHGDVVATMRRHINPDALQLIVVGPPE, encoded by the coding sequence ATGGCGGCCGATTACACGATGCGACGTGTCCTGCCGAACGGGTTGACCGCGATCGCCCGGCAGCAGTCTGGCGCTCCGATAGGCTCGTTCTGGGTCTGGTATCGCGTCGGTGGACGGAACGAAGTAGCCGGGATCACCGGGATCTCGCACTGGGTCGAGCACATGCAGTTCAAGGGGACTGCCGACATCGCAGCCGGCGAGATTTTTCGCACGATCACAGCGAATGGCGGCGCGCTCAATGGCTTCACCTGGCTCGACTACACGGCGTATTACGAAACGCTACCGATCGACAGACTCCAGGTCGCACTCGACATCGAATCAGACCGGATGGTCAACTCGCGATTCAGCGCCGACGAGGTCGCCAGCGAGCGGACGGTCATTATCTCCGAGCGACAGGGTAACGAGAACAACCCTGGTTTCCTTCTCTCGGAGGAGGTGGCCGGCGTCGCGTTTCGCGCACACCCGTATGGCAATGGTGTCATCGGGCATCTCTCTGACCTTCGGGAGATCACTCGCGATGATCTGTACCGCCATTACCGTCGATACTACGCGCCGAATAACGCTGTCGTCGTGTTCTCAGGGGCGCTCGATCCGGCGGATGCGCTGGAGCGAATCGAACGACAGTTCGGCGCGATCCCGCGCGGCGAGGACATCCCGGCGGTTCGAACGGCGGAGCCGCCGCAGTATGGGGAACGACGGGTGCGGGTGGAGCATCCAGCGCCGAACCCCGTGATACAGATGGTTCACCGGGCGCCGGAGGCGGCTCATCCTGATACACCGGCGCTGCTCGTCGCCGAGGCTGTTCTCTCCGGTGGCAAGCCGTTCAGCTTCGGGGGCGGCGCCGCGATGGGTCGCTCTTCGCGGCTCTATCGCGCCCTCGTGACGACTGGCCTCGCGTCGAGCGCCGGCGCGTCGATGTCGCTGACAATAGATCCGTACCTTTTCGGTGTTTCAGCGACGTTGCGGCCCGACTCGGACGCTGGTCGCGTGGAAGAAGTCATCGTTGCTGAGCTGACGCGGCTGCGGACTGATCCCGTGCCCACAGAGGAGATGGGTCGTGTCCGAAAGCAGATTCGGGCGCAGTTCGTCTATTCGCAGCAGAGCGCGTCGAGCAAGGCATACCTCCTCGGCGCGCTAGCCGTCGTCGCGCCAGACCGTACTCCAGAGGAATTGCTGGAGGACATGCTGGCCGTGACGCCGGACGATCTGCGACGAGTGGCGAACACGTGGCTGGTGGAGCGGCAGCGGACGACCGGTTGGCTGATTCCGACGAACGGTGAGAACAGCTCGGGTCCTGTTACGGTTGGCACACAACCGGCAGGCTACGTGCCGGATAACAGCGATCTCGGACTCGACACGTCGATGCCAGCTGCTCAGGAGACGCGTCTTAATAATGGAGTCCGGATTCTGACGCTTGCCGCACAGCCGGAAGACCAGCCGGTGGTGGTGCGCATCCGCATCCCCGGTGGTAGCGCAGGGGACGGCGGCCGGCCAGGGATCGCGCGATTTGCCGGCGAGATGCTCACACGTGGCAGCGGTGGCCGGACGATCGAGGATCTGTCGGACGAGCTCGATGGGCTCGGCGCGTCGCTCACGGTCGGTGCCGGCCGTGAAGCTCTGGACATCGTGCTCACCTGTCTCCCGGAGGACACCGAGCGGGTGTTCGAATTGGCAGCGACGACGCTCCTCTCCCCCGACTTCCCTGCGCAACAGATAGAGGTTGTTCGGGGTCAGGTCCTGGCCGGGCTACGTCAGGCGAGGAGTGACACGCGTTCGGAAGCAGATCATCTCCTGCGCGCGGCGCTCTTCCCTGCGGGACACCCGTGGCGTGAACGCCTGGCTGGCACTGAGGAGTCGGTTACGGCAATGTCGCGCGATGATTTGCTGGGTTGGTTCCAGGCGAGTCTTGGCGCATCGGGTTCGCTGTTCGCTGTAGCCGGCGGTATCGGACACGAGCGCGCCGTCCAGCTTGCGGACCGGCACTTCAGCCAATGGACCGGCATCGCGCCACGACTGGAGCCGCAGACGATTGTTGCTGGGGCTGGGGGTGAACGGGTCACCGCGGCGATCCCGGGCAAGACGCAAGCAGACATCGCCCTTGGTCTTCGGTCGCTTCCGCGATCGGCGGATGACTATCACGCGCTGAGCTTCGGGAGCCTGATCTTCGGGCGGCTCGGGCTCATGGGCCGAGTCGGCCAGAGCGTGCGAGAGCGGCAAGGGATGGCTTACTACGCATATGCGGCCTACGAGGCTGGGCTGCTGACGGGTCTCTGGAGCGCGCGAGCTGGCGTGAATCCGATGAATATCGAGCGGGCGATTGACGCAATCCAGGAGGAGCTGCGCGGGTTCCTGGAGAGCGGCCCGACCGAG
- the ilvC gene encoding ketol-acid reductoisomerase encodes MATIYYEADANPEALREKKIAVMGYGSQGHAHALNLKESGYDVRVGLYEGSRSWQKAEENGLKVMAVADAAAEADVIMVLVPDHIQKRLYNEAIAPNLTEGKLLMFAHGFNIHFGHISPPANVDVAMIAPKGPGHILRDTYVEGVGIPALIAVHQDYTGHAKELALAYASGIGCTKAGVIETTFKEETETDLFGEQAVLCGGVSALVTTAFETLVGAGYQPEIAYFEVLHELKLIVDLMYQGGIKYMRYSVSDTAEYGDYVSGPRVIDERVRATMEQILGDIQSGEFAKEWIAENEAGRGNFMRLREQATGHQIEQVGEDLRSMMTWLPKKTIPS; translated from the coding sequence TTGGCGACAATCTACTACGAGGCGGACGCGAACCCGGAAGCGCTCCGAGAGAAGAAGATCGCAGTCATGGGCTACGGCAGTCAGGGGCATGCCCATGCACTGAACCTGAAGGAATCTGGCTACGACGTCCGCGTCGGCCTCTATGAGGGCAGCCGTTCGTGGCAGAAGGCCGAAGAGAACGGTCTGAAGGTGATGGCGGTCGCCGATGCCGCGGCCGAGGCCGACGTCATCATGGTGCTTGTCCCGGATCACATCCAGAAGCGTCTGTACAACGAGGCGATTGCCCCGAACCTGACCGAGGGTAAGCTGCTGATGTTTGCCCATGGATTCAACATCCACTTTGGCCACATTTCTCCGCCCGCGAACGTGGATGTTGCGATGATCGCGCCAAAGGGCCCGGGGCATATTCTTCGTGACACGTACGTCGAGGGCGTCGGTATTCCGGCGCTGATCGCCGTGCATCAGGACTACACCGGACATGCCAAGGAGCTTGCCCTTGCGTATGCCAGTGGCATTGGCTGCACCAAGGCGGGCGTTATCGAGACCACGTTCAAAGAGGAAACCGAGACTGACCTGTTCGGCGAGCAGGCTGTTCTCTGCGGCGGCGTATCGGCGTTGGTAACGACCGCGTTCGAGACGTTGGTCGGGGCCGGCTATCAACCAGAGATCGCGTATTTCGAGGTGCTGCACGAGCTGAAGCTGATCGTCGATCTGATGTATCAGGGCGGCATCAAGTACATGCGCTACTCCGTCTCGGACACCGCCGAATACGGAGATTACGTCTCCGGCCCGCGTGTCATCGACGAGCGCGTCCGGGCGACGATGGAGCAGATTCTGGGCGATATCCAGTCGGGAGAATTCGCCAAAGAGTGGATCGCTGAGAACGAGGCCGGCCGCGGCAACTTCATGCGGCTGCGCGAGCAGGCCACCGGGCATCAGATCGAGCAGGTCGGCGAGGATCTGCGCTCAATGATGACGTGGTTGCCGAAGAAGACTATCCCTTCCTGA
- the ilvN gene encoding acetolactate synthase small subunit: MRLHTLVVLVEDHPGVLNRVMSLFRQRGFNVHSVAVGHSETTGLSRMTFVIGGDDRMVEQVTKQLYKLLEVVKVTDVTAENLIQRELALVKVAATERTRADVMRLATDIYRARFVDATPDSLILEVTGPSDKIDSLLTMIRPYGIKEVARTGLVAMVRGSGSTRLTVVQDAVA, translated from the coding sequence ATGCGACTGCATACCCTGGTAGTACTCGTCGAGGACCATCCGGGTGTCCTGAACCGTGTCATGAGTCTGTTTCGCCAGCGCGGATTTAACGTTCATTCGGTCGCAGTCGGGCATTCCGAGACCACTGGTCTGTCGCGTATGACGTTCGTCATCGGCGGCGACGACCGAATGGTCGAGCAGGTGACCAAGCAGCTCTACAAGCTGCTGGAAGTTGTCAAGGTGACCGATGTCACCGCTGAGAACTTGATCCAGCGTGAGTTGGCCCTGGTCAAGGTTGCGGCAACCGAACGCACTCGCGCCGATGTCATGCGGTTGGCGACCGATATCTACCGGGCGCGATTCGTCGATGCGACGCCGGATTCACTCATTCTCGAGGTGACCGGGCCGAGCGACAAGATCGATTCTCTGCTGACCATGATCCGACCATATGGCATAAAGGAGGTTGCGCGAACTGGACTGGTTGCGATGGTGCGCGGATCCGGAAGCACCCGACTGACAGTTGTCCAGGATGCGGTAGCCTGA
- the ilvB gene encoding biosynthetic-type acetolactate synthase large subunit — MVVTKPVESSPTPVAEPRQAAAARPRNGARVLCEALVREGVDTIFGYPGGAVIPLYDVLPEYPRLNHVLVRHEQGAGHAADGFARATGRVGVCLATSGPGATNLVTPIATAMLDSIPMVAITGQVAQQFIGSDAFQEIDITGITLPITKHNFLVRHAADIGPTIQKAFHLASSGRPGPVLVDIPKDVLLAQGELAPAEPLELIGYKPTYTPHRRQIRLAAQEIRNARKPLILAGHGILLSGAMDELRTLAERAQIPVALTLLGIGGISQQHPLCLGMVGMHGFAHANRAIHEADLLIGVGMRFDDRVTGRVSKFAPNARIVHIDIDPAEIGKNVETAVPVVGDARQALAMLVADVEELRHEEWIAEIDDWRQTPPYRPLGNETVLQPQFVMERLSELTERSAVVATDVGQHQMWAAQFYKCDTPNHWITSGGLGTMGFGVPAALGAAIGRPEAEVWAIVGDGGVQMTSFEFATIVQEHANVNIAIINNGYLGMVRQWQQLFHDRNYSETFISQPDFQMLATAYGIPARTVTRREEVDDAIVWARATDGPTLINFVVDQEMNVYPMIPSGGSFGELIEKGE; from the coding sequence ATGGTCGTCACGAAACCAGTTGAGAGCAGTCCGACGCCGGTGGCGGAGCCACGGCAGGCCGCGGCCGCGCGCCCGCGAAACGGCGCGCGCGTGCTATGTGAGGCGCTTGTCCGAGAGGGTGTCGATACGATCTTTGGCTACCCGGGTGGGGCGGTGATCCCTCTGTACGATGTGCTTCCCGAGTACCCCCGTCTGAATCATGTCCTCGTCCGCCACGAGCAGGGCGCCGGACATGCGGCCGATGGGTTCGCGCGCGCGACAGGCAGGGTCGGAGTCTGTCTCGCCACGTCCGGCCCGGGCGCAACCAACCTCGTCACGCCAATCGCGACCGCGATGCTCGATTCGATCCCGATGGTCGCGATCACCGGTCAGGTCGCCCAGCAGTTCATTGGCAGCGACGCATTTCAGGAAATCGATATCACCGGGATCACGTTGCCGATCACGAAACACAACTTCCTGGTTCGCCACGCAGCCGACATCGGCCCGACAATCCAGAAGGCGTTTCACCTCGCGAGCTCCGGCCGCCCCGGTCCGGTCCTCGTCGATATTCCGAAGGATGTGCTGTTGGCGCAGGGTGAGCTTGCGCCGGCTGAGCCGCTGGAGCTGATTGGCTACAAGCCGACCTACACCCCTCACCGCCGGCAGATTCGGCTGGCAGCGCAGGAAATTCGCAACGCGCGAAAGCCGCTCATCCTCGCCGGCCACGGCATTCTCCTGTCCGGCGCGATGGATGAGCTCCGAACGTTGGCGGAGCGCGCGCAGATCCCGGTCGCACTCACGTTGTTGGGCATTGGCGGGATCAGCCAGCAACATCCGCTGTGCCTCGGCATGGTCGGCATGCATGGTTTCGCGCACGCCAATCGCGCCATCCATGAGGCCGATCTGCTCATTGGCGTCGGGATGCGATTCGACGATCGGGTGACTGGCCGTGTCAGCAAGTTCGCTCCGAACGCCCGAATTGTGCACATCGACATCGACCCGGCCGAAATCGGTAAGAACGTAGAGACCGCCGTCCCCGTCGTTGGCGACGCGCGACAGGCTCTGGCGATGCTGGTAGCCGACGTCGAGGAGCTGCGCCATGAGGAGTGGATTGCGGAAATCGATGACTGGCGGCAAACCCCTCCCTATCGACCGCTCGGAAACGAAACCGTGTTGCAGCCGCAGTTCGTGATGGAGAGACTGTCCGAGCTGACCGAACGAAGCGCGGTCGTCGCGACGGATGTCGGCCAACATCAGATGTGGGCCGCCCAGTTCTACAAGTGCGACACACCGAACCACTGGATCACATCGGGCGGCCTTGGAACGATGGGGTTTGGCGTCCCGGCCGCGCTTGGCGCGGCGATCGGCCGGCCAGAGGCGGAAGTCTGGGCGATCGTCGGCGATGGTGGCGTCCAGATGACGTCGTTCGAGTTCGCCACGATCGTCCAGGAGCATGCAAACGTCAACATTGCGATCATCAACAATGGCTATCTCGGCATGGTGCGCCAGTGGCAGCAACTGTTCCATGATCGCAATTACTCGGAGACGTTTATCAGCCAGCCCGATTTCCAGATGCTGGCGACCGCGTACGGTATTCCAGCGCGCACTGTCACGCGACGTGAGGAAGTGGATGATGCGATCGTCTGGGCCCGCGCGACGGATGGGCCAACCCTGATCAACTTCGTCGTTGACCAGGAAATGAACGTCTACCCGATGATCCCGAGTGGCGGCTCGTTCGGCGAGCTCATCGAGAAGGGGGAGTGA
- a CDS encoding ISKra4 family transposase, translating into MGPGFSPLDETLGLLSGVAFTPWLVESIVRLGTLLPFAQAPEILQHFTGVTVSAATVRRLTEVAGAMQEQVERAEVARLERELPAAPAGPAVQLLSVDGAMAPLVGGTWAEVKTLAIGTVEARATGVRTQELSYFSRLADAETFTRLATIETQRRGTASARTVVAVVDGAAWCQGFIDTQRFDAVRVLDFAHALEHLGQVAHAVYGAGTSSASEWLGQQAQALRHGDEQQVLDRLATLGEAPHCGSEARTLIQQNHDYLAARIEQIRYDTFVAAGYPIGSGCVESANKLLVEARLKGSGMHWARANVNPMLALRTLECNQRWEEGWPTLWQAWRRAARVRASHRRQARRASGQAPTPAACAVPHPAVDIVERPSRPKTIVNGKPTIDHPWRRSLPIAAKP; encoded by the coding sequence GTGGGGCCGGGCTTTTCCCCCCTGGATGAGACGCTAGGGCTCCTGAGTGGGGTGGCCTTCACGCCGTGGCTCGTTGAGAGCATTGTGCGGCTGGGCACGTTGCTGCCCTTCGCGCAGGCGCCGGAGATCCTGCAGCACTTCACCGGGGTCACGGTCAGCGCCGCCACCGTGCGACGGCTGACGGAGGTGGCCGGCGCGATGCAGGAGCAAGTGGAGCGTGCGGAGGTGGCGCGGCTGGAACGGGAGCTTCCCGCCGCGCCAGCGGGTCCGGCGGTGCAACTGCTCAGCGTTGATGGGGCGATGGCGCCGCTGGTCGGCGGAACCTGGGCCGAGGTCAAGACGCTGGCCATTGGCACGGTCGAGGCCAGGGCGACCGGGGTCCGGACGCAGGAGCTATCCTATTTCTCACGGCTGGCGGATGCGGAGACGTTCACCCGTCTGGCGACGATCGAGACACAGCGCCGGGGGACAGCTTCGGCCCGGACGGTGGTCGCCGTCGTCGATGGGGCGGCCTGGTGCCAGGGGTTCATTGACACGCAGCGATTCGATGCGGTCCGGGTGCTTGACTTCGCCCATGCGCTGGAGCACCTGGGGCAGGTGGCGCACGCCGTCTACGGGGCGGGCACGTCGTCTGCCAGCGAGTGGCTCGGCCAGCAGGCCCAGGCGTTACGCCATGGCGACGAACAGCAGGTGCTCGATCGGCTCGCGACGCTCGGTGAAGCGCCGCACTGCGGGTCGGAGGCGCGGACGCTGATCCAGCAGAACCACGACTATCTGGCCGCGCGGATCGAGCAGATACGCTACGACACCTTTGTCGCGGCGGGGTATCCGATCGGCAGTGGGTGTGTGGAGAGCGCCAACAAGCTGCTGGTCGAGGCCCGGCTGAAGGGGAGTGGGATGCACTGGGCGCGCGCCAACGTCAATCCAATGCTGGCGTTGCGGACACTCGAGTGTAATCAGCGCTGGGAGGAGGGATGGCCGACCCTCTGGCAGGCCTGGCGGCGTGCCGCCCGCGTCCGTGCCAGTCACCGTCGTCAGGCCCGTCGTGCCTCGGGCCAGGCGCCGACACCGGCCGCGTGCGCAGTTCCGCACCCTGCCGTCGACATCGTCGAACGACCCAGCCGACCCAAAACCATCGTCAACGGCAAGCCCACCATCGACCATCCCTGGCGACGATCCTTACCCATCGCCGCCAAACCATGA
- the dcm gene encoding DNA (cytosine-5-)-methyltransferase, with amino-acid sequence MPTFEFGFRDNPATTGYRHPQLSGEPSDDGDIRVVSLFAGCGGLDLGILGGFTYQRELYPPLPFRIVAAYDNDPQAVETYRLNLSPDVHEVDLTSVDMNYLPKADLLLGGFPCQDFSSSGPKQGLEGKRGRLYRIMVEYMVAHQPKIVVAENVPHFAKMQRGMILQTVLAEFEDAGYDFKVWNLDCPDYGLPQNRDRIVMVGVRKDLPGGFPVEPAPIFQGRHRPIEWAIEDLGSVTDESVTNQSQYFVATKATAGAGQGDQENIKGSIAYCVRANPKARVHFHYELDRRLTVRECARLQSFPDEFVFPHATGPNVMQIGNAVPPIVGHHVGRSIAEHFERLATQRELGSHLRERRPVQLTLAADD; translated from the coding sequence ATGCCGACTTTTGAGTTCGGCTTCCGCGACAATCCGGCTACAACTGGCTACCGCCACCCTCAGCTTTCTGGGGAGCCATCCGATGACGGCGATATCCGCGTCGTTAGCCTTTTCGCTGGATGCGGCGGTCTGGATCTCGGCATCCTGGGCGGGTTCACCTATCAAAGGGAGCTATACCCGCCACTCCCGTTTCGGATCGTCGCCGCATACGACAACGATCCCCAAGCGGTCGAAACCTATCGGCTTAATCTCTCGCCTGATGTCCATGAGGTGGATCTAACCTCAGTTGATATGAATTACCTCCCCAAGGCCGATCTGCTTCTCGGAGGCTTTCCTTGCCAAGACTTTTCTTCGTCGGGGCCGAAGCAAGGCTTGGAGGGCAAGCGTGGCCGGCTTTACAGGATTATGGTCGAGTATATGGTGGCTCATCAGCCGAAGATCGTAGTGGCGGAGAACGTCCCGCACTTCGCGAAGATGCAGCGTGGGATGATCTTGCAGACAGTGCTTGCCGAGTTCGAGGATGCCGGATACGACTTCAAGGTCTGGAACCTTGATTGTCCCGATTATGGTCTCCCTCAGAACCGCGATCGGATCGTCATGGTCGGAGTCCGTAAGGATCTCCCAGGCGGCTTTCCGGTCGAACCCGCACCTATCTTTCAAGGCCGCCACCGCCCAATCGAATGGGCGATTGAAGACCTGGGGAGCGTTACCGACGAGTCAGTCACGAACCAGAGTCAGTACTTCGTAGCCACTAAAGCGACCGCAGGGGCGGGTCAGGGGGACCAAGAGAACATTAAGGGCTCGATTGCGTACTGCGTACGTGCGAACCCGAAAGCTCGCGTGCATTTCCACTACGAGTTGGACCGCCGCCTGACGGTCCGAGAGTGTGCCCGTCTCCAATCGTTTCCTGACGAGTTCGTCTTCCCTCATGCGACCGGGCCAAACGTAATGCAGATCGGTAACGCCGTACCACCGATCGTTGGTCATCACGTTGGCCGGTCAATCGCTGAACATTTTGAGCGGCTCGCCACCCAAAGGGAACTCGGATCTCATCTGAGAGAGCGTCGTCCGGTGCAGCTCACACTCGCTGCCGACGACTGA
- the corA gene encoding magnesium/cobalt transporter CorA translates to MTFRLFDSKADQLFRNVSFDQIPKSPSDWIWLDVVNPTSNEIDQIGRLFAFHPLAIENVQRPHQRPKVEEYPTHLLVVLYSLTLSDGDQRPILRELAVFITARAVVTVQYNAIEEITVAARRWAEHCQGERQVDPSMLVYTISDTIVDGYFPAMDAIGDRIEDLEALVFSNDGTGTVEQVFRLKRVLLEMRRLIAPTREVFNAFTRREFPLLGGTSVTYFQDVYDHVIRVTDTIDGYRDILSTIIDVHLTVVSNDLNQSVRTLTVASIILMTLALIAGLYGMNFRYIPGLDWRFGYVGALAGMAIIAVALGWTFRRLRWW, encoded by the coding sequence GTGACCTTTCGCCTCTTCGATTCCAAGGCGGATCAGCTTTTTCGCAACGTGTCGTTCGATCAGATTCCGAAGTCGCCATCGGACTGGATCTGGCTCGACGTTGTGAACCCGACCAGCAACGAGATCGACCAGATCGGGCGGCTGTTTGCGTTTCATCCGCTGGCTATCGAAAATGTCCAGCGACCTCACCAGCGACCGAAGGTCGAGGAGTATCCTACCCACCTGCTTGTCGTCCTCTACTCGCTGACACTTTCCGATGGTGATCAGCGGCCGATCCTGCGGGAGTTAGCGGTCTTCATCACGGCTCGCGCCGTTGTCACCGTGCAATACAACGCGATCGAGGAGATAACCGTCGCCGCTCGACGTTGGGCCGAGCATTGCCAAGGCGAGCGACAGGTCGACCCGTCAATGCTTGTCTACACAATCTCGGACACAATCGTCGATGGCTACTTCCCGGCGATGGACGCGATCGGAGATCGGATCGAAGACCTCGAAGCGCTGGTCTTTTCCAACGATGGAACAGGGACGGTCGAGCAGGTGTTCCGTCTCAAGCGCGTGCTTCTGGAGATGCGCCGGCTTATCGCGCCGACGCGAGAGGTCTTCAATGCGTTCACGCGTCGCGAGTTCCCGCTTCTCGGTGGCACATCGGTGACCTACTTCCAGGATGTCTACGATCACGTTATCCGCGTCACCGATACCATCGACGGCTACCGCGATATTCTCTCGACGATCATCGACGTCCACTTGACAGTCGTGTCTAACGACCTCAACCAGTCTGTGCGAACGCTGACTGTTGCCAGCATCATTCTGATGACGCTGGCATTGATTGCGGGCCTGTATGGGATGAATTTCAGGTATATCCCGGGGCTCGACTGGCGATTCGGCTACGTTGGTGCGCTGGCGGGGATGGCAATCATCGCGGTGGCGCTGGGCTGGACGTTCCGCCGTCTGCGGTGGTGGTGA
- a CDS encoding ribokinase, whose amino-acid sequence MGRVVVIGSSNTDLVSRAARLPSAGETVFGTAFAVYPGGKGANQAVAARRAGAEVRFVGAIGDDAFGAARRDELAAEGIDLTYLTEIPEATSGVAQIVVDFSGENQIVVVPGSNDLVQPEQSVAAVSAGFDVLSAVLEAAFDAIRAGFIAPRTGLALLNAAPFDPRVIEILGSVDILICNESEASAILGYAVEASDVAGAATAAMQLLAFGPRTAIITIGPAGAVVADEAGVRIFPAPTVDVVDTTGAGDCFCGVLAAWLADGASLDDAVAAAVVAGSLAVTVPGAQPSMPERAAIVTAMSERGLM is encoded by the coding sequence GTGGGCAGAGTCGTTGTCATCGGCAGTAGTAATACCGATCTCGTCAGCCGGGCGGCTCGGCTGCCAAGTGCCGGCGAGACAGTGTTCGGGACGGCATTCGCGGTTTATCCGGGCGGCAAGGGCGCGAACCAGGCAGTCGCGGCAAGACGGGCCGGCGCAGAGGTGAGATTTGTCGGCGCTATTGGCGATGATGCCTTCGGCGCCGCGCGTCGCGATGAGCTAGCGGCAGAAGGGATCGACCTGACATATCTCACAGAGATCCCCGAGGCGACATCCGGTGTGGCACAGATCGTGGTCGACTTCTCCGGAGAGAATCAGATCGTCGTTGTGCCTGGCTCGAATGATCTCGTCCAGCCCGAGCAATCGGTTGCGGCAGTATCCGCAGGCTTCGATGTCCTAAGCGCGGTCCTCGAGGCCGCGTTCGATGCGATTCGCGCAGGATTCATTGCCCCGCGAACCGGGCTTGCTCTCTTGAATGCCGCGCCATTCGACCCGCGAGTGATCGAGATCCTCGGTAGTGTCGATATTCTGATCTGCAACGAATCCGAGGCCTCGGCTATCCTCGGTTATGCGGTCGAGGCGTCCGACGTTGCCGGCGCGGCGACCGCCGCGATGCAGCTTCTCGCGTTTGGACCACGCACGGCGATCATCACGATCGGCCCAGCCGGCGCTGTTGTCGCCGACGAGGCAGGAGTACGCATATTCCCCGCCCCGACGGTCGATGTCGTCGATACGACTGGCGCTGGCGATTGTTTCTGTGGCGTGCTTGCCGCCTGGCTCGCCGATGGCGCGTCACTGGATGACGCTGTGGCCGCCGCGGTCGTCGCCGGGTCGCTGGCTGTTACCGTGCCCGGCGCCCAACCGTCGATGCCGGAGCGGGCGGCAATCGTCACTGCGATGTCTGAACGCGGGCTCATGTGA